A region of Polyangiaceae bacterium DNA encodes the following proteins:
- a CDS encoding cytochrome c family protein: MRAPLLLLLVVCALALGLGLRADRAWADAKTTATVAAASKAGPVVHGLAPLPGDAPVPLADRPPGAYAGDGGPSPVIFPPQQLTIRFNHKKHVKELGLSCTTCHDKAKTSKESRDSLLPKPTRCDACHGSDHRDLSAVTTDDDALISQCGFCHVGYKATDGNRVARMVMPRPNLRMNHAVHASRNIACAQCHGAVENIELATRDQLPRMKGCFACHQMPGPARGQAKGDCVNCHLTERGGMMKTKFASGILKPPQWLHDSGHGADWIERHKQVAGNDSQTCATCHSERFCTDCHDGRVRPRKVHPNDWISMHPTAARQNNPSCTSCHRQQTFCVGCHQRAGVTMSGPFANFAGRGRFHPPAAVWSDPPRSSRHHSWEAQRNINACVSCHTERDCATCHATSAMGGRGWGPGKAGVGDSGFGGQGVNPHPRNFRDRCAGALRRNARPCLVCHDPADQKLMECR; this comes from the coding sequence ATGAGAGCGCCGCTCTTGCTCCTCTTGGTGGTGTGCGCGCTGGCCCTCGGGCTCGGGCTCCGCGCGGATCGTGCCTGGGCGGACGCGAAGACCACGGCAACCGTGGCCGCGGCGAGCAAGGCCGGGCCGGTGGTGCACGGCCTGGCGCCCCTGCCGGGGGACGCGCCGGTCCCGCTCGCGGATCGCCCGCCCGGCGCCTACGCCGGCGATGGCGGTCCGAGCCCGGTGATCTTCCCGCCGCAGCAGCTGACCATCCGTTTCAACCACAAGAAGCACGTCAAGGAGCTCGGGCTCAGCTGCACCACCTGCCACGACAAGGCCAAGACGAGCAAGGAGAGCCGCGACTCGCTCCTGCCCAAGCCCACGCGCTGCGACGCCTGCCACGGCAGCGACCATCGAGACCTGTCCGCGGTGACGACCGACGACGACGCGTTGATCAGCCAGTGCGGCTTCTGCCACGTCGGCTACAAGGCGACGGACGGCAACCGCGTGGCGCGGATGGTGATGCCGCGCCCCAATCTGCGGATGAACCACGCCGTGCACGCCAGCCGCAACATCGCCTGCGCGCAGTGTCACGGCGCGGTCGAGAACATCGAGCTCGCCACCCGAGACCAGCTGCCGCGCATGAAGGGCTGCTTCGCGTGCCACCAGATGCCGGGTCCGGCGCGCGGGCAGGCCAAAGGCGACTGCGTAAACTGCCACCTGACCGAGCGGGGCGGGATGATGAAGACCAAGTTCGCCTCGGGGATCTTGAAGCCACCGCAGTGGTTGCACGACTCGGGTCACGGCGCCGACTGGATCGAGCGGCACAAGCAGGTGGCGGGCAACGACAGCCAGACGTGCGCGACCTGCCACTCGGAGCGCTTCTGCACCGACTGCCACGACGGCCGGGTGCGCCCGCGAAAGGTGCACCCGAACGACTGGATCAGCATGCACCCCACGGCGGCGCGCCAGAACAACCCGAGCTGCACGAGCTGCCACCGCCAGCAGACCTTCTGCGTCGGCTGCCACCAGCGGGCGGGGGTCACGATGAGCGGGCCCTTCGCGAACTTCGCAGGGCGCGGCCGCTTCCACCCGCCGGCCGCGGTCTGGTCCGATCCCCCGCGCTCCTCCCGGCACCACTCCTGGGAGGCGCAGCGCAACATCAACGCCTGCGTCAGCTGCCACACCGAGCGGGACTGCGCGACCTGCCACGCCACGAGCGCGATGGGCGGGCGCGGCTGGGGCCCGGGCAAGGCGGGCGTCGGCGACAGCGGCTTCGGCGGCCAGGGGGTCAACCCGCACCCCAGGAACTTCCGCGATCGCTGCGCGGGGGCGCTGCGCCGGAACGCGCGACCTTGTTTGGTCTGCCACGATCCGGCCGACCAGAAGCTCATGGAGTGCCGCTGA
- a CDS encoding HAMP domain-containing protein has product MTDAAAPLAARPTVLTPAARERRRMPRLALWVWLGAIAVSIPNPKSSGTIDGLCKLAAIIAACGLAAWLEERLFTRFVGRSAVWRVSVALLAPLLFLGCAPLFGVLLGLLSFVGDDGTTGLSATLACLWAASAATGTLVVVLIDVVVSALVQSLRGRIQLAVLSLVGVAAAGAAGLALVVGNTGEAIRFLSQRTNLALDLGEEGKFSGESLAQVMNKPEVVQLVSILLVTAFALMAFPAVLSACGKLADAVMERLHPLSQAFGYLGRGDLSVRVEEGGSRDFRALSQSFNQMVGELALSRSMERAFGQYVSGQVLGRIREQYGEATLPAELREASVFFADVRGFTSMSERLEPSQVLGVLNRYFERVVAVIDAHEGYLDKFIGDAVVVVFNGPIDQPDHAERAARCAIAVQEEVARLNAEGAFPEVGSLAVGVGVSTGPLVAGNLGSKQHMEYTVIGDTVNLAARLTGQAPAGEVWVNARNAELLPPELPRQVLAPFSVKGKTQPVTAYRVWPPPGASLPPPAAE; this is encoded by the coding sequence ATGACGGACGCGGCGGCCCCGTTGGCAGCCCGGCCGACGGTGCTGACGCCCGCCGCCCGCGAGCGCCGCCGCATGCCGCGGCTCGCGCTCTGGGTGTGGCTCGGCGCCATCGCCGTGAGCATCCCCAACCCGAAGAGCAGCGGCACGATCGACGGCCTGTGCAAGCTCGCGGCGATCATCGCCGCCTGCGGGCTCGCGGCTTGGCTCGAGGAGCGCCTCTTCACGCGCTTCGTCGGCCGCTCGGCGGTCTGGCGCGTGAGCGTCGCGCTGCTCGCGCCGCTGCTCTTTCTCGGCTGCGCCCCACTGTTCGGGGTCCTGCTCGGCCTCCTGAGCTTCGTCGGTGACGACGGAACCACCGGCCTCTCGGCGACGCTCGCCTGCCTGTGGGCCGCGAGCGCCGCCACCGGCACGCTGGTCGTCGTGCTGATCGACGTGGTGGTCAGCGCGCTGGTGCAGAGCCTGCGCGGCAGGATCCAGCTGGCGGTGCTCTCGCTGGTCGGCGTCGCGGCGGCGGGGGCCGCGGGGCTGGCGTTGGTCGTGGGCAACACGGGCGAGGCCATCCGCTTCTTGAGCCAGCGCACCAACCTGGCGTTGGATCTGGGCGAGGAAGGCAAGTTCAGCGGTGAGAGCCTGGCCCAGGTGATGAACAAGCCGGAGGTGGTCCAGCTCGTCTCCATCCTGCTCGTGACGGCCTTCGCGCTGATGGCGTTCCCCGCGGTGCTCTCCGCCTGCGGCAAGCTCGCCGACGCGGTGATGGAGCGCCTGCACCCGCTGAGCCAGGCCTTCGGCTACCTGGGTCGCGGCGATCTGTCGGTGCGCGTGGAGGAGGGCGGCAGCCGGGACTTCCGCGCGCTCTCCCAGTCGTTCAACCAGATGGTCGGCGAGCTCGCGCTGTCGCGCAGCATGGAGCGCGCGTTCGGCCAATACGTTAGCGGCCAGGTGCTCGGCCGCATCCGGGAGCAATACGGCGAGGCGACTCTGCCGGCCGAGCTGCGCGAGGCCAGCGTGTTCTTCGCCGACGTGCGCGGCTTCACCAGCATGAGCGAGCGGCTCGAGCCGAGCCAGGTGCTGGGCGTCCTGAACCGCTACTTCGAGCGCGTCGTCGCCGTGATCGACGCCCACGAGGGCTACCTGGACAAGTTCATCGGCGACGCCGTCGTCGTCGTGTTCAACGGCCCCATCGACCAGCCGGACCACGCGGAGCGCGCCGCCCGCTGCGCCATCGCCGTGCAAGAAGAGGTCGCGCGCCTGAACGCCGAAGGCGCGTTCCCCGAGGTCGGCTCGCTCGCCGTCGGCGTCGGCGTCAGCACCGGACCCCTCGTGGCCGGCAACCTCGGCAGCAAGCAGCACATGGAGTACACGGTGATCGGCGACACCGTGAACCTGGCCGCGCGCCTCACGGGTCAGGCGCCGGCGGGTGAAGTCTGGGTCAACGCGCGGAACGCCGAGTTGCTCCCGCCCGAGCTGCCGAGGCAGGTGCTGGCGCCCTTCAGCGTGAAGGGCAAGACCCAGCCGGTCACGGCGTATCGCGTCTGGCCGCCCCCTGGAGCGAGCCTGCCGCCGCCGGCGGCGGAGTGA
- a CDS encoding PAS domain S-box protein, whose amino-acid sequence MRAPQAAGPTHAIRHPDRSLPCAALGRWRVPVPGVRRRRVRDGMSTIEGSARDAAEARYRALFETMGPAVLLMRGPACIDCNPATLKLFGVERREEMLGKTPLDFAPELQPCGTPSLELVQQNIVQALKHGSHTFEWQSRRKNGEPFLMEVRFTPCGPPEEQLFLCIAVDISERRRSEQALKVSEERFRTIVERALEGILVGDVETQQVRYANPESCRLLGYSPEELLTLRVPDLHPAEARADVAAAFARQASGTKTEATFPMLRKDGSVVEVYLRGAGIELDGRPCVLALFTDLTERRLTEAERLKAQKLEALGALAGGIAHDFNNLLQGIFGFIASARTARDLAEARAALDDSEQALKMATRLTSQLLTFSRGGRPMKRVVAVLPMAERASKFALAGSPVACRFDFPPELPAVEADEGQLEQVVQNIVINAAQSMPEGGTIRVSARLAQLPAAGSPDLPAGSYVALEVSDTGIGIPDALLPRIFDPYFTTKQRGSGLGLATAYSVVRNHGGAISVRSEVGRGSVFTIFLPASTVELDAPAATQSFQPSRTGRVLVMDDDPMVRNVTVALLERRGLSVDAVADGAQAVERHRIARAEGRPFDVVILDLTVRGGMGGVEAVARMRALDPAVKAIVSSGYSEDAAISSFRSHGFCAALRKPYTLEQLDQALTEQLGGAD is encoded by the coding sequence GTGCGCGCGCCTCAGGCGGCGGGTCCGACACACGCGATACGCCACCCGGACCGGAGTCTTCCCTGCGCGGCGCTGGGGCGCTGGCGCGTCCCGGTGCCAGGGGTTAGAAGGCGGCGGGTCCGAGACGGCATGAGCACGATCGAAGGCAGCGCTCGAGACGCCGCGGAGGCTCGCTACCGCGCGCTGTTCGAGACCATGGGACCCGCCGTGTTGCTCATGCGCGGCCCCGCCTGCATCGACTGCAACCCCGCGACGCTGAAGCTGTTCGGCGTGGAGCGACGCGAGGAAATGCTGGGCAAGACCCCGCTGGACTTCGCGCCCGAGCTCCAGCCCTGCGGCACCCCGTCGCTGGAGCTGGTGCAGCAAAACATCGTGCAGGCGCTGAAGCATGGCAGCCACACGTTCGAGTGGCAGTCCCGAAGGAAGAACGGGGAACCGTTCCTGATGGAGGTGCGCTTCACTCCGTGTGGACCACCGGAGGAGCAGCTCTTCCTCTGCATCGCGGTCGACATCTCCGAGCGCCGACGGTCGGAGCAGGCCCTGAAAGTGTCCGAGGAGCGCTTCCGAACCATCGTCGAGCGCGCGCTGGAAGGCATCTTGGTGGGAGACGTCGAGACGCAGCAGGTGCGTTATGCAAACCCAGAGAGCTGCCGGCTACTGGGCTACTCTCCGGAGGAGCTGCTGACCCTGCGAGTCCCCGACCTGCACCCTGCGGAGGCGAGGGCTGATGTCGCCGCCGCCTTCGCGCGCCAGGCGTCCGGCACGAAGACCGAAGCGACCTTCCCCATGCTCCGCAAGGACGGCTCGGTGGTCGAGGTCTACCTGCGCGGCGCGGGCATCGAGCTCGACGGGCGCCCGTGCGTGCTGGCCTTGTTCACGGACCTGACCGAGCGCAGGCTCACCGAAGCCGAGCGGCTCAAGGCGCAGAAACTCGAGGCGCTGGGCGCCCTCGCTGGCGGCATCGCACACGACTTCAACAACCTTCTGCAGGGCATTTTCGGCTTCATCGCCAGCGCCAGGACCGCCCGCGATCTCGCCGAGGCCCGCGCCGCGCTCGACGACTCCGAGCAGGCGCTGAAGATGGCGACGCGGCTCACCAGTCAACTGCTCACGTTCTCCCGCGGGGGTAGACCGATGAAGAGGGTCGTCGCGGTTCTGCCCATGGCGGAGCGCGCTTCGAAGTTCGCCCTGGCCGGCTCCCCGGTGGCCTGTCGCTTCGATTTTCCGCCGGAGCTGCCCGCCGTCGAGGCCGACGAAGGACAGCTCGAGCAGGTGGTGCAGAACATCGTCATCAACGCCGCGCAATCCATGCCGGAGGGCGGCACCATCCGCGTTTCGGCGCGGCTGGCGCAGCTGCCGGCCGCAGGCTCACCCGACCTGCCGGCGGGGAGCTACGTGGCGCTCGAGGTCAGCGACACGGGCATCGGCATTCCCGACGCGCTCTTGCCGCGCATCTTCGACCCGTACTTCACGACCAAGCAGCGGGGCAGTGGGCTGGGTCTGGCGACTGCGTACTCGGTGGTGAGAAACCACGGCGGCGCCATCAGCGTGCGCTCGGAGGTCGGACGAGGCAGCGTCTTCACGATCTTCCTGCCAGCGAGCACGGTCGAGCTCGACGCTCCCGCGGCGACGCAGTCGTTCCAGCCGTCGCGCACCGGACGCGTCTTGGTGATGGACGACGATCCGATGGTGCGCAACGTCACGGTGGCGCTGCTGGAGCGGCGCGGTCTCTCGGTGGACGCAGTCGCCGATGGTGCCCAAGCGGTGGAGCGCCACCGCATCGCCCGCGCGGAGGGACGACCCTTCGACGTGGTGATTCTCGATCTCACGGTGCGGGGCGGCATGGGCGGCGTCGAGGCCGTCGCGCGGATGCGGGCACTGGACCCGGCGGTGAAGGCCATCGTCTCGAGCGGCTACTCGGAAGACGCTGCCATCAGCTCGTTCCGCTCGCACGGCTTCTGCGCGGCGCTTCGTAAACCATACACGCTCGAGCAGCTGGATCAGGCGCTGACCGAGCAACTCGGCGGCGCCGATTGA
- a CDS encoding sigma-70 family RNA polymerase sigma factor, translating into MSVAVGAGTTMQTQTVSSPSFRAPKKPALAAELNQEAAFVARLVADDAGAWREFNVVYAASLHRAIGRILSRFSAVTGSDDVREVYAKLCLALIARDKQKLRSFDPTRGARLGSWLTRMAMQATYDHLRRIKRSPVDVRVEPFETVCERPDPHQELWERERASIVASVVSALSAREREFFALYFGQDLAPEVIAERMGISVATVYTKKHKLERRLAELVEQRAIAAA; encoded by the coding sequence ATGTCGGTTGCTGTGGGCGCCGGCACGACCATGCAGACTCAGACCGTATCGAGCCCTTCCTTCCGCGCCCCCAAGAAGCCCGCCTTGGCCGCCGAGCTGAACCAAGAGGCCGCCTTCGTGGCGCGCCTGGTCGCCGACGACGCCGGCGCCTGGCGCGAGTTCAACGTCGTCTACGCGGCGTCCCTGCACCGCGCCATCGGGAGGATCCTCTCGCGCTTCAGCGCGGTGACGGGATCGGACGACGTGCGGGAGGTGTACGCCAAGCTCTGCCTCGCGCTCATCGCCCGCGACAAGCAGAAGCTCCGGAGCTTCGACCCGACGCGCGGCGCGCGGCTCGGGAGCTGGCTGACCCGTATGGCGATGCAGGCCACCTACGATCACCTGCGCCGCATCAAGCGCAGCCCCGTGGACGTGCGCGTCGAGCCCTTCGAGACGGTGTGCGAGCGCCCCGACCCGCACCAGGAGCTGTGGGAGCGCGAGCGCGCGAGCATCGTCGCCAGCGTGGTGAGCGCCCTCTCGGCTCGCGAGCGCGAGTTCTTCGCGCTCTACTTCGGCCAAGATCTGGCGCCGGAGGTCATCGCGGAGCGCATGGGCATCAGCGTCGCCACCGTCTACACCAAGAAGCACAAGCTGGAGCGGCGGCTCGCCGAGCTGGTGGAGCAGCGGGCGATCGCGGCGGCGTGA
- a CDS encoding pyroglutamyl-peptidase I has product MLARSPKLFLAAALLSGAAGCSSDDPGSDSEPPAAAVPRDSLPDGLFRDFMDGKYDGLGHPLDAQVWQAEDECKPATGALEAEGQGFLAGSHAAGKVCSGSSKTIGLGGFTLNVRALAYETCAGADCTTPVLTLRAKRPDGTTLQEKTIPWAAFSTKLTYTNVPLRFSHAESGPVDFEVSWSGAVSARVDYVELFRSTQNLLVTPSGVFSPGSQIEVEALDPPSGFELTASCNGVEMAGAVQAATREDTEFRSVFRFAADALVEACPLPSRLGFALLDGNWKKAAARISLYAEEPPCTFTPGTTRVLLTGFEPFPATATHDNSSERGVSGFDPAGVPGISVMKLTLPVEFDTAPGIVKSAIERCKPDVVIGFGQGRSEVDLETTAYNSKDSAELAGGFPDNRGHIPGGEPIEAGGPAELGTGLPKEEIHAALEQAGIGVGYSDDPGRFVCNNLFYRIMTESAGQPRVSGFVHMPYIHTVDATEQAMLAKVVAAAVKAAVAKQKSLL; this is encoded by the coding sequence ATGCTGGCCCGGAGCCCGAAGCTCTTCCTCGCCGCCGCGCTCCTGTCCGGAGCGGCGGGCTGCAGCAGCGACGACCCGGGCTCGGACTCCGAGCCTCCGGCGGCCGCGGTGCCCCGCGACTCGCTGCCGGACGGGCTGTTCCGCGACTTCATGGACGGCAAGTACGACGGGCTCGGCCATCCGCTCGACGCGCAGGTCTGGCAGGCGGAGGACGAGTGCAAGCCCGCCACCGGCGCGCTGGAGGCGGAGGGGCAAGGCTTTCTGGCGGGCAGTCACGCGGCGGGCAAGGTGTGCAGCGGCAGTTCGAAGACCATCGGCCTGGGGGGCTTCACGCTCAACGTGCGCGCTCTGGCCTACGAGACCTGCGCCGGCGCCGACTGCACGACGCCCGTGCTCACGCTCAGGGCCAAGCGCCCCGACGGGACCACGCTGCAGGAGAAGACCATCCCTTGGGCGGCGTTTTCCACCAAGCTGACCTACACCAACGTCCCATTGCGCTTCTCCCACGCCGAGAGCGGTCCGGTGGACTTCGAGGTCAGCTGGAGCGGCGCGGTCAGCGCGCGGGTGGACTACGTCGAGCTGTTCCGCTCGACCCAGAACCTGCTGGTCACCCCTTCCGGCGTCTTCAGCCCCGGCTCGCAGATCGAGGTCGAAGCGCTCGACCCACCGTCGGGCTTCGAGCTGACCGCGTCCTGCAACGGCGTCGAGATGGCCGGCGCCGTCCAAGCAGCGACGCGCGAGGACACCGAGTTCCGCAGCGTCTTCCGCTTCGCGGCGGACGCGCTGGTCGAGGCCTGCCCGCTGCCGAGCCGCCTCGGCTTCGCGCTGCTCGACGGCAACTGGAAGAAGGCGGCGGCGCGCATCAGCCTCTACGCCGAGGAGCCGCCCTGCACCTTCACGCCCGGCACCACGCGGGTGCTGCTCACGGGCTTCGAGCCCTTCCCCGCGACGGCGACCCACGACAACAGCTCCGAGCGCGGCGTCTCGGGCTTCGACCCGGCCGGCGTGCCGGGGATCTCCGTGATGAAGCTGACCTTGCCCGTGGAGTTCGACACCGCGCCGGGCATCGTGAAGAGCGCCATCGAGCGCTGCAAGCCGGACGTCGTGATCGGCTTCGGGCAGGGCCGCTCCGAGGTGGATCTGGAGACCACCGCCTATAACAGCAAGGACTCCGCCGAGCTCGCCGGCGGCTTCCCGGACAACCGCGGCCACATCCCCGGCGGCGAGCCCATCGAGGCCGGCGGCCCCGCGGAGCTCGGCACCGGCTTGCCCAAGGAGGAAATCCACGCGGCGCTCGAGCAGGCCGGCATCGGCGTGGGCTACTCCGACGATCCCGGGCGCTTCGTCTGCAACAACCTCTTCTACCGCATCATGACCGAGTCGGCGGGCCAGCCCCGTGTCTCCGGTTTCGTCCACATGCCGTACATCCACACCGTGGACGCGACCGAGCAGGCGATGCTCGCGAAGGTCGTGGCCGCCGCGGTGAAGGCGGCCGTGGCCAAGCAGAAATCCTTGCTCTGA
- a CDS encoding DUF839 domain-containing protein produces MQDAPDRPTRRLILKGGFAGLAALMLEPLTGCSSEDSAGGSGGGGGSGGGPPLGSNIAQIGPLGDPDALGLRLPAGFSARVVAQSAEEPISGSGYQWHSAPDGGATFAMPDGGWVYVSNSELPFAGGVGALRFDKNGKLVDAYAILKNTNVNCSGGKTPWGTWLSCEEVPKGRVFECDPTGKTEGKELPALGVFKHEAAAYEPENHHIYLTEDEKDGCFYRFVPDKLVSGRADLSAGKLEVATVATDGGVTWSALPDPTYAGATPTRQQVAGATLFDGGEGIVHFEGVIYFSTKGDDRVWAYHVATAKLDVFYDAAKITDPILKGVDALTVTCCGDILVAEDGDDMQVVAILPDGSTKPLVQVMGHDGSEVTGLAFDPSGKRLYFSSQRGPAGGVTYEVTGPFHV; encoded by the coding sequence ATGCAGGATGCTCCCGATCGGCCCACGCGCCGCTTGATCTTGAAGGGCGGCTTCGCAGGCCTCGCCGCGCTGATGCTCGAGCCCCTGACCGGGTGCAGCTCCGAGGACTCGGCCGGCGGTTCCGGCGGCGGCGGCGGCAGCGGCGGGGGCCCGCCCCTCGGCTCGAACATCGCCCAGATCGGCCCGCTCGGAGACCCCGACGCTCTCGGCTTGCGCCTGCCGGCGGGGTTCTCGGCGCGGGTCGTGGCCCAGAGCGCAGAGGAGCCGATCTCCGGCAGCGGCTACCAGTGGCACAGCGCGCCGGACGGTGGCGCCACCTTCGCCATGCCCGACGGAGGCTGGGTCTACGTCTCGAACTCGGAGCTGCCGTTCGCGGGTGGCGTGGGAGCGCTGCGCTTCGACAAGAACGGCAAGCTCGTGGACGCCTACGCGATTCTGAAGAACACCAACGTCAACTGCTCGGGCGGCAAGACACCCTGGGGCACATGGCTCTCGTGCGAGGAGGTGCCGAAAGGGCGCGTCTTCGAGTGCGACCCGACCGGCAAGACCGAAGGCAAGGAGCTCCCCGCGCTCGGCGTGTTCAAGCACGAGGCCGCGGCCTACGAGCCCGAAAACCACCACATCTACCTGACCGAGGACGAGAAGGACGGCTGCTTCTATCGCTTCGTGCCGGACAAGCTGGTGAGCGGTCGCGCGGATCTCTCGGCGGGCAAGCTCGAGGTGGCGACGGTCGCGACGGACGGCGGCGTCACCTGGAGCGCGCTGCCGGATCCCACCTACGCCGGCGCGACGCCCACGCGGCAGCAGGTCGCGGGCGCGACGCTGTTCGACGGGGGTGAGGGCATCGTCCACTTCGAGGGCGTGATCTACTTCTCGACCAAGGGCGACGACCGCGTCTGGGCGTACCACGTCGCCACGGCGAAGCTCGACGTGTTCTACGACGCGGCGAAGATCACCGATCCCATATTGAAGGGCGTGGACGCGCTCACCGTCACGTGCTGCGGCGACATTCTGGTGGCGGAGGACGGCGACGACATGCAGGTCGTCGCCATCCTGCCGGACGGGAGCACCAAGCCGCTCGTGCAGGTGATGGGACACGACGGCTCGGAGGTCACGGGCCTGGCCTTCGATCCGAGCGGGAAGCGCCTCTACTTCAGCTCGCAGCGCGGGCCGGCGGGCGGCGTCACCTACGAGGTGACCGGCCCGTTCCATGTGTGA
- the xdhB gene encoding xanthine dehydrogenase molybdopterin binding subunit, whose product MTSLGKPLPHESAHGHVTGAALYTDDLLGRFPAALHAWPVTAPHAHARVTALETAPALGVPGVVRVLTAADVLGENQVGAARPDEPLFPSEVMFHGQAVAWVLGESEEAARLGAAALQPSYEPLPAILSIEDGIRAGDFLTGELRLAQGDAKSALARAPRRLEGELFVGGQEHFYLETQCALAHLDEQARVFVHSSTQHPSETQEIVARVLGVHKNDVTVQSLRMGGAFGGKEVQANTWAAVAALGAKLTGRPVRVRLNRAQDTSMTGKRHPFLGRFEVGFDDSGKLLALRMQLFADGGWSLDLSEPILYRALFHSDNAYRIPDVELVGRAVRTNKTSMTAFRGFGGPQGMIMIEEILDRIARTLGLPPHLVRQRNFYQEGDRTPYAQLVKDPERMPRIWRELSESSGFSERWRQVAEHNAKSPHLKRGLAITPVKFGISFTTAFFNQGGALVLIYADGSVQVNHGGTEMGQGLHTKMLQVAAHTLGVPIESVRLMPTQTDKVPNTSATAASSGSDLNGAAIKAACETLRERLAEVAAAELGVSAAEVVFDEGKVFAKHAPERALSFGHVTHQAYLARVPLFTTGYYRTPDISFDKATGTGKPFHYFAYGAAVTEVEIDGFTGMYSIARVDILHDVGESLSPLVDRGQVEGGFMQGLGWLTLEELRWTPDGRLATPNASTYKLPGLGECPPVFEVKLLERAAEPSVVYGSKAVGEPPFMLALSVREALRQAVASFGDGRPGVVELASPATPEAVFWAIEKQRARAKLERAAE is encoded by the coding sequence GTGACCTCCCTCGGGAAACCCCTCCCGCACGAGAGCGCGCACGGTCACGTGACCGGCGCGGCCCTGTACACCGACGATCTGCTCGGGCGCTTCCCGGCGGCGCTGCACGCCTGGCCGGTGACCGCGCCGCACGCCCACGCGCGGGTGACTGCGCTCGAGACGGCTCCGGCGCTGGGCGTCCCCGGCGTGGTGCGGGTGCTCACGGCAGCGGACGTGCTCGGGGAAAACCAGGTCGGGGCTGCGCGACCGGACGAGCCGCTCTTCCCGAGCGAGGTGATGTTCCACGGCCAGGCCGTGGCCTGGGTGCTCGGGGAGAGCGAGGAAGCGGCGCGGCTCGGGGCGGCAGCGCTCCAGCCGAGCTACGAGCCCTTGCCCGCGATCCTGAGCATCGAGGACGGCATCCGCGCCGGGGACTTCTTGACCGGCGAGCTCCGGCTCGCCCAGGGCGACGCGAAGAGCGCGCTCGCCCGTGCCCCGCGCCGGCTCGAGGGCGAGCTCTTCGTCGGCGGGCAGGAGCACTTCTACCTGGAGACCCAGTGCGCCCTCGCGCACCTCGACGAGCAGGCGCGGGTGTTCGTCCACTCCTCCACGCAGCATCCGTCGGAAACGCAGGAGATCGTCGCGCGCGTGCTCGGCGTCCACAAGAACGACGTCACGGTGCAGAGCCTACGCATGGGCGGCGCCTTCGGCGGCAAGGAGGTGCAGGCCAACACCTGGGCCGCCGTCGCTGCGCTGGGCGCCAAGCTCACCGGGCGCCCTGTGCGGGTGCGGCTGAACCGCGCGCAGGACACCAGCATGACCGGCAAGCGCCACCCCTTCCTGGGGCGCTTCGAGGTCGGCTTCGACGACAGCGGCAAGCTGCTCGCGCTCCGCATGCAGCTCTTCGCCGACGGCGGCTGGAGCCTCGATCTCTCGGAGCCCATCCTCTACCGGGCGCTGTTCCACTCGGACAACGCCTACCGCATCCCCGACGTCGAGCTCGTGGGGCGCGCCGTGCGCACCAACAAGACCAGCATGACGGCCTTCCGCGGCTTCGGTGGGCCGCAGGGCATGATCATGATCGAGGAGATCCTCGATCGCATCGCGCGCACGCTGGGCCTTCCGCCGCACCTGGTGCGACAGCGGAACTTCTACCAAGAAGGAGACCGCACCCCCTACGCGCAGCTGGTCAAGGATCCCGAGCGGATGCCCCGGATCTGGCGGGAGCTCTCGGAGTCGAGCGGCTTCTCGGAGCGCTGGCGCCAGGTCGCCGAGCACAACGCCAAGTCGCCGCACCTGAAGCGCGGTCTGGCAATCACCCCGGTGAAGTTCGGCATCTCGTTCACGACGGCCTTCTTCAACCAGGGCGGCGCGCTGGTGCTGATCTACGCCGACGGCAGCGTGCAGGTGAACCACGGTGGCACGGAGATGGGTCAGGGCCTGCACACCAAGATGCTTCAGGTCGCCGCGCACACGCTGGGCGTTCCCATCGAGAGCGTGCGCCTGATGCCGACCCAGACCGACAAGGTTCCGAACACGTCCGCCACCGCCGCGTCGAGCGGCTCGGATCTGAACGGCGCGGCCATCAAAGCAGCCTGCGAGACCTTGCGCGAGCGCTTGGCCGAGGTCGCCGCCGCCGAGCTCGGAGTGAGCGCCGCGGAGGTCGTGTTCGACGAAGGCAAGGTGTTCGCGAAGCACGCGCCGGAGCGCGCGCTCTCCTTCGGCCACGTCACCCACCAGGCCTACCTGGCGCGGGTGCCGCTCTTCACCACCGGCTACTACCGGACGCCGGACATCAGCTTCGACAAGGCGACCGGCACCGGCAAGCCGTTCCACTACTTCGCCTACGGCGCCGCCGTCACCGAGGTCGAGATCGATGGCTTCACCGGCATGTACTCCATCGCGCGGGTGGACATCCTGCACGACGTCGGCGAGTCGCTCTCACCGCTGGTGGATCGAGGGCAGGTCGAGGGCGGTTTCATGCAGGGGCTGGGCTGGCTCACGCTGGAGGAGCTCCGCTGGACGCCTGACGGACGCCTGGCCACGCCCAACGCCTCGACCTACAAGCTCCCCGGCCTGGGCGAGTGCCCGCCCGTGTTCGAGGTGAAGCTGCTGGAGCGGGCCGCCGAGCCCAGCGTCGTCTACGGCAGCAAGGCCGTCGGCGAGCCGCCGTTCATGCTCGCGCTCAGCGTGCGCGAGGCGCTGCGCCAGGCCGTCGCGTCGTTCGGCGACGGCCGTCCGGGCGTCGTGGAGCTCGCCTCGCCCGCCACGCCGGAGGCCGTGTTCTGGGCCATCGAGAAGCAACGCGCGCGCGCCAAGCTCGAACGCGCAGCCGAGTGA